The sequence below is a genomic window from Silene latifolia isolate original U9 population chromosome 7, ASM4854445v1, whole genome shotgun sequence.
GAATTTTTGAATTGCTCGAGGTAGGAAGGTATCTTCACCATCATGTCCCTGATATGTTGAGGTGTTCTTCAGTTCACATAGTAACCTGTTTGCCTCGCTGCCTGTACCATTTTATTTGTGGTCGAGTGTCGTTCTTGAAAGTAGAGTCAGTTCACGCCGACAATTCTTGAAAGCAGTGTCCTATAGTTACTCCTATACGCCGATTGTTTGTATATGCTAAAATAAAAGCAAACTAATTATCGAACTTATGCACAGGAGACAACAATTGTATAATTTGCATTACACCCAAAAATACCCTTCTATAAAACAGTTATCGCCCGGAAACCAAAGCAACAAAACTATTAACCAACTATAACGGTCCACGAGGAAACTACACTCCATGCATGATTTGATACGAATTCAAATAAACGAGTCACAATATCTTGGGGTATCGCGCGCAACGCGCGCGATACAACAACTAGTGACTTACAAAGATGAGAAAAATCAGATTTTTCAGACCTTGAAAGTACCAAGAAAAATTCAAAATTGCATTGGTATTCTCTCGATTCAATTTACCTAAAACGAGAGGAAATCGATAGTCTTATTTTGCGAGAAATTTTGTATAACCCGAGGCAAATGTAAGGGTCGAAATACCCTATAAGGAAAACGATTCGTGATTCTAACGTTATCCAAGTTTATCATTTGTCATTGGTCGATGGAGTGTCAACCACCGTATTGTATATATATCCAGTATACTCTTTAAatcaaaactcgaaaactttattataaaactCATAAACTAAATCCATTCGTTGTAGCATATTAGATGTATAATCTACTTATTGGATAACGAGCTAAGAACTCTGTGCACCTTCGTATAAGAAAACCTGTTGGAGTATCTTGACGTTATCCCGATATCTCACTTAACATTACATCCTTGGTTCCTTGATCTTTGTATTTAACATGGTACGTTTCAGGATAGAACACATGAATCGATAATCTTAACCATTTTTCGAAAGTCTCATATTAAGAATTCTTGGATAGTAAAAATccataattttaaccatttttagaAAGTTTGGGGTAGCAAGTGCTACCCTTTGGCCTTTGCTACTTACTATCTATGTTTCCGGAATGAGGATCATGTGATTTGTGTTGCAAAGTTGTAGCAACTAATCCAAAGAAATTAGAACGACAGAAATACTAAATCCCATATGAATCGCAAACTCTTAATTGCATGACACCCCCAAAAACATAGCATAATTTGTCTACCTAGTATAAAAATCCTACCAATTACAAACTTACCAAATCAAATTTATATGGAGTAATGAGAAACTTACCACCCAAATTCCTAGCTATATTATTCACTACATTTTCTGTATTATTTCAACAACACATAATTACTGGCGCAAACACAACTCACACAGGAAAACTAGAACAATGGCATCTCATAATGAGAAATGTAGGTGTAGTAGCCATGCATATGGCCTTAACCCATAAAAACACCGTCCTAATTTTCGACCAAACCGGTACCGGTCCCTCAGGATACCGTCTTAACAACCGGCCCCGTGGGGCTGAGTGCCGGCTCAACCGTGCAATTGATGTACATGACCCATCCTGTTAtgcacactcggtcgagtaccacctACGCACCAAAAAACGCCGGCCTCTAAATATCGGTCCTGATCCGTTTTCCTCAGCCGGGTCATTCCTAAGCAATGGAACCCTACTACAAACAGGCGGGTTCGACGACGGATTCCGGAAAATACAAATTTTCCAACCTTGTGATGATGGTAGTTGTGATTGGAATATGTATAGAGCAAAACTTGCTGAAAATAGATGGCATGCTTCTAGTCTATTGCTCCCTGATGACAGAGTAATTATTGTTGGAGGTCGAAATACGTTTTCATATGAATTTATTCCGAAAAAATCCTCAAAAGAATTAGCAATTAATCTTCCATTTTTGCATCAAACAAATGATAAATCACAATTTGGCAGCAATTTGTACCCTTTTCTTCACTTAACACCAGACGGGCATCTCTTTATATTTGCTAATAAAGACTCAATTTTGTTGAATTACAAAATTGGCAAAGTGATCAAGACTTATCCTCGGATCCCAGGCCGAGGTTCTAGAACCTTCCCTGGGCCCGGTTCATCGGTCATCCTACCACTAGACTACCGAGATGGGTTCCAAACATTGGAGGTTATGGTCTGTGGTGGGGCCGCTGAAGGCGCGTATACTGAGGCCCGAGACCATAAAAGGTTCTTAGTAGGACTTAATACCTGTGGTAGAATGGTCATCACAGGGAAAACAAACAATTGGGATATGGAAGAAATGCCTGGGCCCCGGCTTATGTCGGATATGTTGATTCTCCCGACAGGTCACTTGTTACTGATAAATGGGGCCCAGCGTGGGGCCGGTGGGTCAGGAAATGCAGGACACCCTGCAAATTCCCCGACCCTGTATAG
It includes:
- the LOC141590030 gene encoding aldehyde oxidase GLOX-like is translated as MRNVGVVAMHMALTHKNTVLIFDQTGTGPSGYRLNNRPRGAECRLNRAIDVHDPSCYAHSVEYHLRTKKRRPLNIGPDPFSSAGSFLSNGTLLQTGGFDDGFRKIQIFQPCDDGSCDWNMYRAKLAENRWHASSLLLPDDRVIIVGGRNTFSYEFIPKKSSKELAINLPFLHQTNDKSQFGSNLYPFLHLTPDGHLFIFANKDSILLNYKIGKVIKTYPRIPGRGSRTFPGPGSSVILPLDYRDGFQTLEVMVCGGAAEGAYTEARDHKRFLVGLNTCGRMVITGKTNNWDMEEMPGPRLMSDMLILPTGHLLLINGAQRGAGGSGNAGHPANSPTLYRPERLPGKRFSVLVSSGVARMYKSSAVLLPDGRVLVGGGDQNKRYTYHNVTYPTELRLQAFAPQYAHRKFNKIRPSNISLENQEFGNKTAYTSAMKKSDRDKTVISVKYGKEFKVRFWLGIKSKLKKVEFNAYAPPFTTHSNSMNQRMLKLRRTNVEGDDMWISATVEAPPSPNVAPPGYYMLFVLNGGIPGVAQWVRFRS